The following coding sequences are from one Macrobrachium rosenbergii isolate ZJJX-2024 chromosome 36, ASM4041242v1, whole genome shotgun sequence window:
- the Nelf-E gene encoding LOW QUALITY PROTEIN: negative elongation factor E (The sequence of the model RefSeq protein was modified relative to this genomic sequence to represent the inferred CDS: substituted 1 base at 1 genomic stop codon), with protein sequence MVYLHFPSNLTEEEQMLQAKYQKLRRKKKALQALKAPKQEPEPLVPLKRPMEAKDAKEMAKKLIKSGAIKVPERPQAATEKTTFKRSMGLERKLSAADKAPSGYQPFSTTHPEEEIHESRVKVQSEXKMQNLYDSFVSARDREERGEFTRDGRGSDGKPRHGHTIYVFGFSISEDVLKKAFSTFGNIVNVNMEIDKNCGFVTFDKVESAEKAIADMNGSMVSGIQLKVSLARRQPVIDPINDASSSATWSTIAASHSQKGSHKDKRDLVAYDDDLFG encoded by the exons ATGGTCTACCTTCATTTCCCGAGTAACCTGACGGAGGAGGAGCAGATGCTTCAAGCTAAGTAccagaaactgaggagaaag AAAAAGGCATTACAAGCATTAAAGGCCCCTAAACAAGAACCAGAGCCTTTGGTCCCTCTGAAGCGGCCAATGGAAGCTAAGGATGCCAAAGAAATGGCTAAGAAGTTGATCAAGTCAGGAGCAATCAAGGTACCTGAACGTCCTCAAGCAGCTACTGAAAAGACCACCTTTAAGAGATCGATG GGACTTGAACGAAAATTATCAGCAGCAGATAAAGCACCATCTGGATATCAGCCATTTTCTACGACACatccagaagaagaaattcatgaATCTAGGGTTAAAGTTCAAAGTGAGTGAAAAATG CAAAACCTGTATGATAGTTTTGTCTCAgcaagagatagagaagagagaggcgAATTTACGAGAGATGGCAGGGGCTCCGATGGCAAACCACGTCATGGCCACACAATTTACGTTTTTGGGTTCAGCATATCTGAGGATGTCTTGAAGAAAGCATTTTCTACTTTTGGAAACATAGTCAACGTAAACATGGAAATTGATAAAAA CTGCGGCTTTGTGACATTTGATAAGGTGGAGTCTGCAGAGAAGGCGATTGCAGAT ATGAATGGTAGTATGGTCTCTGGGATTCAGCTTAAAGTGTCGCTAGCTCGCCGTCAGCCGGTAATTGATCCGATAAACGATGCCTCTTCATCTGCCACGTGGTCTACCATAG CCGCCAGTCATTCACAGAAAGGCTCCCATAAAGACAAAAGAGATCTGGTTGCATATGACGATGACCTCTTTGGCTAG